From a single Phalacrocorax aristotelis chromosome 1, bGulAri2.1, whole genome shotgun sequence genomic region:
- the ING4 gene encoding inhibitor of growth protein 4 isoform X1, whose protein sequence is MRDLDQRTEDLKSEIDKLATEYISNARTLSSEEKLGLLKQIQEAYGKCKEFGDDKVQLAMQTYEMVDKHIRRLDTDLARFEADLKEKQIESSDYDSSSSKGKKKGRAQKEKKAARARSKGKNSDEEAPKTAQKKLKLVRTSTEYGMPSVTFGNVHPSDVLDMPVDPNEPTYCLCHQVSYGEMIGCDNPDCSIEWFHFACVGLTTKPRGKWFCPRCSQERKKK, encoded by the exons ATGCGAGATCTGGATCAGAGGACGGAAG ACCTCAAGTCGGAGATCGATAAGTTGGCCACAGAGTATATCAGCAATGCAAGGACTTtgtcttcagaggaaaaactgGGGCTTCTCAAGCAAATCCAGGAAGCCTATGGGAAATGCAAGGAGTTTGGGGACGACAAGGTTCAGCTGGCTATGCAGACCTACGAGATG GTTGATAAGCACATCCGGCGGCTGGACACAGACCTCGCTCGCTTTGAAGCAGACCTGAAGGAGAAGCAGATAGAGTCGAGTGATTATGACAGTTCTTCCAGCAAGGGCAAGAAGA AGGGCCGAGctcaaaaagagaagaaagctgcCCGTGCTCGCTCTAAAGGGAAGAACTCTGATGAGGAGGCACCAAAAACTGCCCAAAAGAAATTGAAGCTTGTCCGCAC TAGCACAGAGTATGGGATGCCTTCAGTCACCTTTGGAAATGTGCACCCTTCGGATGTATTGGATATGCCTGTGGACCCCAATGAGCCTACTTACTGCCTCTGCCACCAGGTCTCCTATGGGGAGATGATTGGCTGTGACAACCCAGAT TGTTCCATTGAATGGTTTCATTTTGCCTGTGTGGGTCtaacaacaaaaccaagagGAAAATG GTTCTGCCCTCGCTGTTcccaggagaggaagaagaagtaA
- the ING4 gene encoding inhibitor of growth protein 4 isoform X2, giving the protein MAAGMYLEHYLDSIENLPFELQRNFQLMRDLDQRTEDLKSEIDKLATEYISNARTLSSEEKLGLLKQIQEAYGKCKEFGDDKVQLAMQTYEMVDKHIRRLDTDLARFEADLKEKQIESSDYDSSSSKGKKKGRAQKEKKAARARSKGKNSDEEAPKTAQKKLKLVRTSTEYGMPSVTFGNVHPSDVLDMPVDPNEPTYCLCHQVSYGEMIGCDNPDCSIEWFHFACVGLTTKPRGKWFCPRCSQERKKK; this is encoded by the exons ATGGCGGCGGGGATGTACCTGGAGCACTACCTGGATA GTATTGAGAACCTGCCGTTTGAATTGCAGAGAAACTTCCAGCTGATGCGAGATCTGGATCAGAGGACGGAAG ACCTCAAGTCGGAGATCGATAAGTTGGCCACAGAGTATATCAGCAATGCAAGGACTTtgtcttcagaggaaaaactgGGGCTTCTCAAGCAAATCCAGGAAGCCTATGGGAAATGCAAGGAGTTTGGGGACGACAAGGTTCAGCTGGCTATGCAGACCTACGAGATG GTTGATAAGCACATCCGGCGGCTGGACACAGACCTCGCTCGCTTTGAAGCAGACCTGAAGGAGAAGCAGATAGAGTCGAGTGATTATGACAGTTCTTCCAGCAAGGGCAAGAAGA AGGGCCGAGctcaaaaagagaagaaagctgcCCGTGCTCGCTCTAAAGGGAAGAACTCTGATGAGGAGGCACCAAAAACTGCCCAAAAGAAATTGAAGCTTGTCCGCAC TAGCACAGAGTATGGGATGCCTTCAGTCACCTTTGGAAATGTGCACCCTTCGGATGTATTGGATATGCCTGTGGACCCCAATGAGCCTACTTACTGCCTCTGCCACCAGGTCTCCTATGGGGAGATGATTGGCTGTGACAACCCAGAT TGTTCCATTGAATGGTTTCATTTTGCCTGTGTGGGTCtaacaacaaaaccaagagGAAAATG GTTCTGCCCTCGCTGTTcccaggagaggaagaagaagtaA
- the ING4 gene encoding inhibitor of growth protein 4 isoform X3, producing the protein MMGTTDLDEETSAGIENLPFELQRNFQLMRDLDQRTEDLKSEIDKLATEYISNARTLSSEEKLGLLKQIQEAYGKCKEFGDDKVQLAMQTYEMVDKHIRRLDTDLARFEADLKEKQIESSDYDSSSSKGKKKGRAQKEKKAARARSKGKNSDEEAPKTAQKKLKLVRTSTEYGMPSVTFGNVHPSDVLDMPVDPNEPTYCLCHQVSYGEMIGCDNPDCSIEWFHFACVGLTTKPRGKWFCPRCSQERKKK; encoded by the exons ATGATGGGGACAACAGACTTAGATGAGGAGACCTCAGCT G GTATTGAGAACCTGCCGTTTGAATTGCAGAGAAACTTCCAGCTGATGCGAGATCTGGATCAGAGGACGGAAG ACCTCAAGTCGGAGATCGATAAGTTGGCCACAGAGTATATCAGCAATGCAAGGACTTtgtcttcagaggaaaaactgGGGCTTCTCAAGCAAATCCAGGAAGCCTATGGGAAATGCAAGGAGTTTGGGGACGACAAGGTTCAGCTGGCTATGCAGACCTACGAGATG GTTGATAAGCACATCCGGCGGCTGGACACAGACCTCGCTCGCTTTGAAGCAGACCTGAAGGAGAAGCAGATAGAGTCGAGTGATTATGACAGTTCTTCCAGCAAGGGCAAGAAGA AGGGCCGAGctcaaaaagagaagaaagctgcCCGTGCTCGCTCTAAAGGGAAGAACTCTGATGAGGAGGCACCAAAAACTGCCCAAAAGAAATTGAAGCTTGTCCGCAC TAGCACAGAGTATGGGATGCCTTCAGTCACCTTTGGAAATGTGCACCCTTCGGATGTATTGGATATGCCTGTGGACCCCAATGAGCCTACTTACTGCCTCTGCCACCAGGTCTCCTATGGGGAGATGATTGGCTGTGACAACCCAGAT TGTTCCATTGAATGGTTTCATTTTGCCTGTGTGGGTCtaacaacaaaaccaagagGAAAATG GTTCTGCCCTCGCTGTTcccaggagaggaagaagaagtaA